One genomic segment of Thermodesulfobacterium sp. TA1 includes these proteins:
- a CDS encoding ferritin has protein sequence MKKEIEAALNEQIKWEIYSGYLYLSMAAYFDDLGLEGFSKWMKAQTAEEFMHAMKFYKFLIERDGKVVLQEIPAPPTNWKSPEEVFEFAYNHEKEVTKRINQLVSLAKKLEDYATDNFLQWFVNEQVEEEASFKSILSKLKLIKNDPQALFYLDKELGQRPLDLNQLFLTPNE, from the coding sequence ATGAAAAAAGAAATCGAAGCAGCTTTAAACGAACAAATTAAGTGGGAAATCTATTCAGGCTACCTTTATCTTTCTATGGCGGCCTATTTTGACGATTTAGGTTTAGAAGGTTTTTCTAAATGGATGAAAGCCCAAACCGCTGAAGAGTTTATGCATGCGATGAAGTTCTATAAGTTTCTTATAGAAAGAGACGGAAAGGTAGTTTTACAAGAAATTCCTGCCCCTCCTACCAACTGGAAGTCTCCTGAAGAGGTTTTTGAGTTTGCTTATAACCATGAAAAAGAGGTTACCAAAAGGATCAATCAACTGGTTAGTTTAGCTAAAAAACTTGAAGACTATGCTACAGATAATTTCCTTCAGTGGTTTGTAAACGAGCAGGTAGAGGAAGAAGCCTCTTTTAAGTCTATCCTCTCTAAGCTTAAGCTTATCAAAAACGACCCTCAAGCTTTATTTTATTTAGACAAAGAACTTGGACAAAGACCTTTAGACTTAAACCAACTCTTTTTAACCCCAAATGAATAA
- the rsmB gene encoding 16S rRNA (cytosine(967)-C(5))-methyltransferase RsmB, with the protein MPRLPKTNPRAVALKVLIRWEKGKPLLDEVLSQVLTKSVLPDERDRALVGELVNGVVRHLYYLDFLIARFSEHPLDKMDPEVRNLLRLGAYQLLYTRIPEKVAIAEGLKILSQRKRGEWIRGLVNAILHKLLENKNCLPEPPDFNKIYYLSVKHSFPEWLVKRWLKRFGEKETEVLLKASNERPALVIRVNLLKVSRDNLLIYLQKDQVPEAKACPYTPSGIVLEGFRGKVTELKPYHFGWISVQDSASQLVSYLLNPRPGERVLDACAGVGGKTTHLAELMQDKGTIWAFDLYEWRIEKLKENFQRLGLKLPQVFVGDVVEKLNEIKPPLFDRILIDAPCTGTGVIRKHPDIKWARTEEDFLKIPERQLRLLEGLSPFLKKGGIMVYATCSLEPEENEEVMQKFLQSHPEFVIEDPLKVLSRTCPEKVKELCLEGKYLKTYPHKHGLDGFFAIRLRKT; encoded by the coding sequence ATGCCAAGACTACCCAAAACTAACCCTCGTGCCGTAGCCTTAAAGGTGCTTATTCGTTGGGAAAAAGGAAAACCTCTTTTAGATGAAGTCCTCTCCCAGGTTTTAACTAAAAGTGTTTTACCAGACGAAAGAGATAGAGCTTTGGTAGGTGAACTGGTAAACGGGGTTGTTAGACATCTCTATTATCTTGATTTTCTTATCGCAAGGTTTTCTGAACATCCCTTAGATAAAATGGACCCAGAAGTAAGAAATCTTCTACGTTTAGGTGCGTATCAACTGTTATATACTCGTATACCAGAAAAGGTAGCCATAGCAGAAGGTCTAAAAATACTCTCTCAAAGAAAAAGAGGAGAATGGATAAGAGGCCTGGTAAACGCCATTTTACATAAACTACTTGAAAACAAAAACTGTTTGCCTGAACCACCTGATTTTAATAAAATTTATTATCTTTCGGTTAAGCATTCTTTTCCTGAGTGGTTGGTAAAAAGATGGCTTAAAAGGTTTGGAGAAAAAGAAACCGAGGTTTTACTTAAAGCCAGTAATGAAAGACCTGCCTTAGTAATACGGGTTAATCTCTTAAAAGTCTCTCGTGACAATCTTTTGATTTATCTACAAAAAGACCAAGTACCAGAAGCTAAGGCTTGTCCTTATACCCCTTCAGGGATTGTGCTTGAAGGTTTTAGAGGTAAAGTTACCGAGCTCAAACCTTATCATTTCGGCTGGATAAGTGTTCAAGACTCAGCCAGTCAGCTGGTAAGTTACCTTTTAAATCCAAGGCCTGGAGAAAGAGTGCTTGACGCTTGTGCAGGGGTTGGAGGGAAAACTACCCATTTAGCTGAACTTATGCAGGATAAAGGCACCATTTGGGCTTTTGACCTTTATGAATGGAGGATTGAAAAACTTAAAGAAAATTTTCAAAGATTAGGGTTAAAACTCCCCCAGGTTTTTGTTGGTGATGTAGTAGAAAAACTTAACGAAATTAAACCCCCTCTTTTTGACCGTATTTTGATAGATGCTCCTTGCACAGGGACAGGGGTAATAAGAAAACATCCAGACATAAAATGGGCTCGAACAGAAGAAGATTTTTTGAAGATTCCAGAAAGACAGCTTAGACTACTTGAAGGTTTATCTCCTTTTCTTAAAAAAGGTGGTATAATGGTATATGCAACCTGCAGTTTAGAACCAGAAGAAAACGAAGAGGTAATGCAAAAGTTTTTACAATCTCATCCTGAGTTTGTGATAGAAGACCCTCTTAAAGTGCTTAGCCGAACCTGTCCAGAAAAAGTAAAAGAGCTTTGTTTAGAAGGTAAATACTTAAAAACCTATCCGCATAAACATGGCTTAGACGGCTTTTTTGCCATAAGATTGAGAAAAACTTAA
- the uvrB gene encoding excinuclease ABC subunit UvrB, translated as MGGKKANFSLKAEVEPKGDQPKAIRTLVEGIEQGIKHQVLLGVTGSGKTFTMANVIAQVGKPTLIIAPNKTLAAQLYNEFKRLFPENAVEYFVSYYDYYQPEAYVPVTDTYIEKDASINELIDRLRHSATAAVLSRRDVIVVASVSCIYGLGSPHEYFQKHLYLRRGQTISRDELLRALVTMHYERTDLEFTRSTFRVRGDIIEIFPSNEEKRAVRISLWGNEIEEIKIIDPFRGKVLGKVNELLIFPATHYVTSEDKLKVAIEEIKKELKERVEWFKAQGQFLYAERLEKRTLYDLELLQEVGYCKGIENYSRYLDGRKPGEPPYTLLDYFPDDFLIFIDESHITIPQLRGMYRGDRSRKETLVEYGFRLPSALDNRPLTFEEFEERVNQVIYVSATPGDYEIEKAQGRVIEQIIRPTGLLDPKVEIKNSENQVEDLFFEIKKRAERNERVLVCTLTKRMAEELTEYYQNLGIKACYMHSDLKTLERAKIIRDLRRGVYDVLIGINLLREGLDLPEVSLIAILDADKEGFLRSERSLIQMIGRTSRNVNGTAILYAQTITPAIEKAVKETERRRKLQEEYNQRHGIIPQTVVKSLDDPLMRMVEADFVNLEKVIEVSEVFESLEDLQKEIARVEKEMKEAAKNYEFEKAAVLRDRLFTLKQMALQWT; from the coding sequence ATGGGAGGAAAGAAGGCAAACTTTAGTTTAAAGGCTGAGGTCGAGCCTAAGGGAGACCAGCCTAAAGCCATAAGAACGCTGGTAGAAGGCATAGAACAAGGGATAAAACATCAGGTTCTTTTAGGGGTTACCGGTTCTGGTAAAACCTTTACGATGGCTAACGTCATAGCTCAGGTAGGTAAACCTACCTTGATTATAGCCCCTAACAAAACCTTAGCAGCCCAGCTTTATAATGAGTTTAAAAGACTTTTTCCTGAAAATGCGGTAGAATATTTCGTATCTTATTATGATTATTATCAGCCAGAGGCATATGTGCCGGTTACCGATACTTATATAGAAAAAGACGCTTCTATCAACGAATTGATAGACCGTTTAAGACATTCTGCCACGGCTGCTGTGCTTTCGAGAAGGGATGTGATTGTTGTAGCCAGCGTTTCTTGTATTTATGGATTAGGTTCTCCTCATGAATATTTTCAGAAACACCTTTATCTAAGACGTGGTCAGACCATTTCAAGAGATGAGTTGCTAAGGGCTTTGGTTACGATGCATTATGAAAGGACTGACCTTGAGTTTACCAGGTCTACCTTTAGGGTAAGAGGAGACATTATAGAAATTTTTCCTTCCAACGAAGAAAAACGGGCAGTAAGGATTTCTCTCTGGGGAAACGAAATAGAAGAGATAAAGATTATAGACCCTTTTAGAGGTAAAGTTTTGGGGAAAGTAAACGAACTGCTCATTTTTCCGGCTACTCATTATGTAACCTCAGAAGATAAACTAAAGGTCGCTATAGAAGAAATAAAAAAAGAATTGAAAGAGAGGGTTGAGTGGTTTAAAGCTCAAGGGCAGTTTCTTTATGCAGAAAGGCTTGAAAAAAGGACTTTATATGACTTAGAGCTTTTACAAGAAGTAGGATATTGTAAAGGGATCGAAAACTACAGCCGATATTTAGACGGCAGAAAACCCGGAGAACCTCCTTATACCTTGCTTGATTATTTCCCAGATGATTTCTTAATTTTTATAGATGAAAGCCATATAACCATCCCTCAACTAAGAGGCATGTACCGGGGAGACCGTAGTAGAAAGGAGACTTTGGTAGAATATGGTTTTAGATTGCCGTCAGCCCTTGATAACCGTCCTTTGACGTTTGAAGAGTTCGAAGAAAGGGTTAATCAGGTAATCTATGTATCGGCTACCCCAGGAGATTATGAGATAGAAAAGGCTCAAGGAAGGGTTATCGAACAAATCATCCGTCCTACAGGGCTTCTTGACCCCAAGGTAGAGATAAAAAACTCTGAAAATCAAGTAGAAGACCTGTTTTTTGAGATAAAAAAACGGGCAGAAAGAAACGAGCGAGTCCTTGTTTGTACCCTTACTAAACGTATGGCTGAGGAACTTACCGAGTATTATCAAAATCTTGGTATCAAAGCCTGTTATATGCACTCTGATTTAAAAACCCTTGAAAGAGCAAAGATTATAAGAGATTTGCGTAGAGGGGTCTATGATGTGCTAATAGGTATAAACCTTTTAAGAGAAGGCTTAGACCTGCCTGAGGTTTCGCTTATCGCTATTTTAGACGCCGATAAAGAAGGCTTTTTACGTTCTGAAAGAAGTCTTATCCAGATGATAGGAAGGACGTCAAGAAACGTCAACGGCACAGCCATACTCTATGCTCAAACGATTACCCCAGCTATAGAAAAAGCTGTAAAAGAAACTGAGCGTAGAAGAAAACTGCAAGAAGAATACAACCAACGGCATGGTATCATTCCTCAAACCGTGGTAAAATCCTTAGATGACCCTTTGATGCGGATGGTAGAAGCAGACTTTGTAAACTTAGAAAAAGTGATTGAAGTTTCTGAAGTCTTTGAAAGCCTTGAAGATTTACAAAAAGAAATAGCAAGAGTTGAAAAAGAGATGAAAGAAGCAGCTAAAAACTATGAGTTTGAAAAAGCAGCAGTATTGAGGGATCGTCTTTTTACCTTAAAACAGATGGCCCTTCAGTGGACATAA
- a CDS encoding radical SAM protein — protein sequence MLIFNHMSYISLFDPWQSPVCTCPPKYSLNPYTGCGHGCLYCYASSFIKDFYSPRPKKDFLKKVKKELLKLPPGSLISLSNSSDPYQPLEKTYKLTRSFLKLILGLPLNLLIITKSNLILRDLDLLKKLKVAVAITFTTKDYQKKLEPWAPPFEERLLALKTLYKAGIPTIARIDPIIPGINEDESLELLTEVLPFVKHVVTSTYKAKPQSFNRLTKAFPEQARRLKTLYVKLGEKKKGGVYLPEELRRGLIKRLYQKVKEINEVSFATCREGLPEFELNERCDGSFLIKGG from the coding sequence TTGCTTATATTTAATCATATGTCCTATATCTCTCTTTTTGACCCCTGGCAATCCCCGGTTTGTACTTGTCCGCCTAAATATTCTTTAAATCCCTATACTGGATGTGGACACGGATGTCTTTATTGTTATGCAAGCTCTTTTATCAAGGATTTTTATTCTCCTCGCCCAAAGAAAGATTTTTTAAAAAAAGTAAAAAAAGAGTTGTTAAAGCTTCCTCCAGGTAGTCTTATCTCTCTTTCTAATTCTTCAGACCCATATCAACCTTTAGAGAAAACTTATAAACTTACTCGAAGTTTTTTAAAACTGATCTTAGGTCTTCCTTTAAACCTACTTATCATTACCAAATCTAACTTAATTCTTAGGGATTTAGACCTTTTAAAGAAACTCAAGGTAGCAGTCGCCATAACCTTTACTACCAAGGATTATCAAAAAAAACTTGAGCCATGGGCTCCCCCTTTTGAAGAAAGGCTTTTGGCTTTAAAAACCCTATATAAGGCTGGTATACCTACGATCGCAAGGATAGACCCTATTATCCCAGGAATTAACGAAGATGAAAGCTTAGAGCTTTTAACCGAGGTTTTACCCTTTGTAAAACATGTGGTAACCAGCACCTACAAAGCTAAACCTCAATCTTTTAACCGTTTAACCAAAGCTTTCCCTGAGCAAGCAAGAAGGTTAAAGACCCTTTATGTAAAATTGGGAGAGAAAAAAAAGGGAGGAGTTTATCTTCCCGAAGAATTAAGAAGAGGTTTGATAAAAAGGCTTTATCAAAAGGTTAAGGAAATAAACGAGGTTAGTTTTGCCACCTGTCGGGAAGGGTTACCAGAGTTTGAGCTTAACGAAAGATGTGATGGAAGCTTTTTGATAAAAGGAGGTTAA
- the metE gene encoding 5-methyltetrahydropteroyltriglutamate--homocysteine S-methyltransferase translates to MQTLAYGFPKLGKQREFKRLLESFWKGGLSEEEFYQGIEDLKLKRAEVYQANVDLFPSNEVSLYDFILDTAIMVGAIPGRFQPYQGLKTYFEMAKGKQALELTKWFNTNYHYLVPEIEKLEFSLLENFPLKDFLFYQKHGIDTFPKFIGPFTFLKLAKLIKPSAEGIKVEKINEPKVFEEALERLNLVYQEVLKSLAKAGAKTVLIEEPGLVMDLEPWEWSLVKKSYEALSGDIDLWILTYYDSVSDYSSFIELPVKGLGMDLVSNQENLANLKVVGFPKDKVLIAGIINGRQVWKAKLEDKLREVENLLQFTQDLVIANSCPLFHLPVSLVGEDHLPAELTNKLSFAEEKLEELKLIKRGLEGDQEALNLIADIQRKVQISFGQKEEINKRVSQLTEEDFTRGIPYSERIKLQQKRLKLPLFPTTTIGSFPQTEEVRAARAKFNKGEISFEEYQRFIKQKIAEVIKLQEDLGLDVLVHGEFERTDMVEFFAQKLEGIATTKQGWVLSYGSRVYRPPIIFGDVWRKAPMTLEEINYAQSLTSKPVKGMLTGPVTILNWSFYREDLPKEQIAYQIALALLDEVKDLERAGIKIIQIDEPAFREGAPIKRKDWDQYFSWAIKAFRLCAKANPETQIHTHMCYSEFNEIISYIAQMDFDVISIEASRSKGEIIEAFETFPGWDRQVGLGVYDIHSPNLPTKEEMKEIVRRALRILPKELLWINPDCGLKTRRWEEVIPALRNLVEVAKELRQQF, encoded by the coding sequence ATGCAAACCTTGGCCTATGGTTTCCCTAAGCTTGGGAAACAAAGAGAGTTTAAAAGATTGCTTGAAAGTTTTTGGAAAGGGGGGCTTTCTGAAGAAGAATTCTATCAGGGCATAGAGGATTTAAAACTTAAAAGGGCTGAAGTTTATCAGGCTAACGTGGACCTTTTCCCTTCAAACGAGGTTTCACTTTATGACTTTATCCTGGATACAGCGATTATGGTGGGAGCCATTCCAGGCAGGTTTCAACCTTATCAAGGTCTTAAGACTTATTTTGAAATGGCTAAAGGTAAACAGGCCCTTGAACTTACCAAATGGTTTAACACCAACTACCATTATCTGGTTCCAGAGATAGAAAAGTTAGAGTTTTCTCTTTTAGAAAACTTTCCGCTTAAAGATTTTCTTTTTTATCAAAAACATGGGATTGATACTTTTCCTAAATTTATAGGCCCTTTTACTTTTTTAAAATTGGCTAAACTGATAAAACCTTCTGCCGAGGGGATTAAGGTAGAAAAGATAAACGAACCTAAGGTGTTTGAAGAGGCTTTAGAAAGATTAAATCTTGTTTATCAAGAGGTATTAAAAAGTCTGGCTAAAGCCGGGGCTAAAACTGTGTTGATAGAAGAACCTGGTTTAGTGATGGATTTAGAGCCTTGGGAATGGAGTTTGGTGAAAAAAAGCTATGAAGCACTTTCTGGGGATATAGATTTATGGATATTGACTTACTATGATAGTGTTTCTGATTATTCTTCTTTTATAGAGCTTCCGGTTAAAGGGTTGGGAATGGATTTGGTATCAAACCAAGAAAATCTGGCCAATCTAAAAGTTGTAGGTTTTCCTAAGGATAAGGTTCTTATAGCAGGGATTATCAACGGAAGACAGGTATGGAAGGCTAAACTTGAGGATAAACTTAGAGAAGTAGAAAACCTTTTGCAGTTTACTCAAGACTTGGTAATAGCCAACTCTTGCCCGCTTTTTCACCTTCCCGTTTCTTTAGTAGGTGAAGACCATCTACCTGCCGAATTGACAAACAAGCTTTCTTTTGCCGAAGAAAAATTAGAAGAGCTAAAGCTTATCAAAAGAGGTTTAGAAGGAGACCAAGAGGCCTTAAACTTAATAGCCGACATCCAAAGGAAGGTGCAAATTTCTTTTGGACAGAAAGAAGAAATAAATAAAAGAGTTTCTCAACTTACAGAAGAAGATTTTACTCGAGGCATTCCTTATTCAGAAAGAATAAAACTTCAGCAAAAAAGGCTTAAACTTCCTCTTTTTCCTACTACTACCATCGGATCTTTCCCTCAAACTGAGGAGGTAAGAGCCGCACGGGCTAAGTTTAACAAAGGAGAGATAAGTTTTGAAGAATATCAGCGATTTATCAAACAAAAAATCGCCGAGGTGATTAAACTGCAAGAAGACCTCGGGCTTGACGTTCTTGTCCACGGAGAGTTTGAAAGGACAGATATGGTAGAATTTTTTGCCCAAAAACTTGAAGGAATAGCTACCACCAAACAAGGTTGGGTGCTTTCCTATGGTTCGCGGGTTTATCGTCCTCCTATTATTTTTGGTGATGTTTGGAGAAAGGCCCCTATGACCTTAGAGGAGATTAACTATGCTCAAAGTCTAACCTCAAAACCGGTAAAAGGTATGCTTACAGGTCCGGTAACCATTTTAAACTGGAGTTTTTATCGAGAAGACCTTCCAAAGGAACAAATAGCCTATCAAATAGCTTTAGCTTTGCTTGATGAAGTAAAAGATTTAGAAAGAGCAGGGATTAAAATTATTCAAATAGATGAACCAGCCTTTAGAGAGGGGGCTCCGATTAAACGAAAGGACTGGGACCAATACTTTAGCTGGGCTATAAAAGCCTTTAGACTTTGTGCTAAAGCAAATCCTGAGACCCAAATCCATACCCATATGTGCTACTCAGAGTTTAACGAAATCATCTCCTACATCGCGCAGATGGATTTTGACGTTATCTCTATAGAAGCTTCAAGAAGCAAGGGAGAAATCATAGAGGCCTTTGAAACCTTCCCAGGCTGGGATAGACAGGTTGGGCTTGGAGTTTATGATATTCATTCTCCGAACCTTCCTACTAAAGAAGAAATGAAAGAAATAGTAAGAAGGGCTTTAAGAATCTTACCTAAGGAACTTTTATGGATAAATCCAGATTGTGGATTAAAAACCAGAAGATGGGAAGAGGTAATCCCTGCACTTAGAAACTTAGTAGAGGTAGCAAAAGAGCTAAGACAACAATTTTGA